The Clostridium aceticum genomic interval AGCCTTTAACATTTTGTCTGCCGCCTCAAGTGCAGGAACCATTCCCACTGTCTCAACAAGCCCCAATGCTTCTTCTCCGTAATACCTCATCGTATTTCCATCCTTTCAAATTCTTTATTGTTTAGTACTTATTTCAATCTTTTTGCCTCTGTTTGATTAGTCTCTATCAGTCTTTAATGTATTTATTAATTGTATCTTTACCTTCTTGATGTGCTCGATAATAAATTTTTAAGGCACCAGCTTGATCCAGTTCAACTCTTGCTTCTTCAAGAAGACCATTGGCCTCAGCCGTCATCAAGGAATTAAGTACATCATCTTTATTAAGAGCTTTGAATTTGCCGTATTCTCCTTTTAAAGCTTCAATGACATCTTCAGTACAAGCTTCTTTTATTCTTGTAAAATATTTTAAAATAGCATAATTAAGCGGCTTCATTCGCTATCTCCTCCTTTTTACCGAATAAGTCCATTGGATTCATTGCAATTACCAAGATACCCAATGCCATCATGATTGCAGCAGCCCATTCTATCACACTTAAACTCCAGCCTTCCATACCGCCAATTACACCAAGTAGTAACCAACAGCTTAGTGGTCCAAAGAAAGAATACGTTCCGTTAGTAGCCATTCCTAGAGCGGCACCCGTCATACTGTTGGCCTTATACCACCACATAAAAGAAATAAATGCTACAAACCCAGATACAGCAAACCAAATCATAGCAGGACCACTTGTAAAAGCTTCTCCAGCAAGTTTAAATGAAAGCATCATGTCGCCTTCTACCATACCCAGTATAGGAAGTAAAATAAGTAAGTTGGCAAGACCTGATGTTACCTGACGTATGGTAATACCAATTTCAGTATCAATCATAGCTGAACCATAACCAGCTATAACGCCTTCAAATCCCCAACCTAAAGCAGCTACAAAAGCAATAATAAGTCCTAGTACTACACTATCTGCTGCTTCACCACCGATACCTACACTTCCAATCATGACGCTGGCGGAAACACAGATAATAATACCTAGTGTCATACGTTTGTTTAACTCTTGCTTATATAACACTCTACCTAAAATAGCACCTATTGCTGGACAAAGAGCAGTTATTGGGATAGCCATTGAGCCTGCCAGCTGAATACCAACAACATAGGATACATTGGCAATAGGACCTCCTAAAAGAGCTGCCAACATGATCATCCGACCAGGGGTAGTATTAATCGTTCTAAAGAAGTCTCCAAGTTTTCCCTTCAAGCCTACGTTAAACAATGCCCAAATAGCACTGCAAATATCATTTACCGCACTTCCAAGGGCACCTACGATAAATATGATAACAAAAGTTGATAATCCTCCTGTGTTATCACCATACCAGTCGGCCCAAACCCCTTTGGACATACCCAATGTCAAGAATGCTGAAAACATTCCATAAGTAAGACCTGATAATAAACCAATAATGATACCCTTTTTGAAAAACTGCGATGACAATTTTTTCTTAGCAGCAATTGCAGATGCATTGGCTACCGATGTTGCTTCCTTCATAAATAAAACTCCCTTCTTAATTTTTTGCGTTTTTCTCCGACAATGCTTTACTTGTAATAATGATTTTAAAAAGTGCTGTATTTATCATTATATTTATCATAACTTAACAATGGTTTTTTTTATGGCACAAAATCGACAACTTTACTGTAGAATATCCTTTGGTTTTTTTACGTGATTGTACTATCGTCAGTTTTTTGTACTAATGGTATCGATTTTATTTTAGTAAAGATAGTGAATAGGATCATTTTTTATTGCACAATATCCATCAAGGTAAAACAAAAAAACACCTTGATTTCTCAAAGTGTCTTTTTAACATCTTATAAATAGGACTGTTTCCCATGAAAGAATCAACAAGCATAGCTGTCTAATTCTTTACTATATCAGCAATCGAATAATCTGATAAATCAGTAATTGCCTTGATATTCCTTCGAAAACGTTCGTACCTCATATAGCAGTAATCAAGAAAATCATCACCGTTGTAGTGTCTAATCAATGCCCATACCATCCAAAGCAAATCCTGTGCCAGCATATAGCATTTTATTTTTAGCACTTCTTCCGGCGTTGGTGGTTGCCCATAGTAATCTAAAACAAGATATTCAATGGATTCTTCTGTCAACTTAGATTCCAGAATATACGCAGCCACATCCCAACTAGGATCATTCATTCCAGAGTACTCCCAATCTATAAGGTATGTTCTGCCCTTGTCATCGAGAATAAAGTTTTCTGGCACAGTATCATTATGACAAGGAACAGAAATGGGATTTTTTATGTTTTTTTCTAAAAACTCCATTAACTGCTTTTTCAGTGGAGCATAATCAAAGAAAAAATCCCCCTGCATCTCTTTAACAATCTCTTCATACTTATTCAACTCTGTTTGAAAATCAAAGGAGTTGGGAAAGTATTTTGGACTAGCATGGGTTTTTTTCATTAAAGCAGAAACAGCCCTCAAGTTGACAGGAGAGTGTGGATTAGCAAGAGCAATATTTTTGCTGTTTTTAATATACCTGCTGATTTTAACCCCGCTGATCTCATCAAAATAAATACATTGGGAGTTTAGTCCCAGCTCCGAAGCAATACTACTGTTGACCTTTTCAATTTTTCGGTCAATCATCTGATTAGTCATGCCCCCTGGTTGACGGATCACATATTCCTCACCCTTGATCTTCATAATGTAGTTGTAATTAGTAAGCCCACCTGCAAAACGGGATTTATCAAATATAATACTATCATCCTTAAAAACAAGACGCAGTTTTTTTTGTACGATCTCTTCCATATTCATCAGTAATTCCACCATATATATAAAATTTGTTCTTTGTCTATGGGAGCATACAAGAGGCTGACAGCAAAGGTGTCAAGTACCTTAACAAACCAAAAGTCCAATTCATAGCTCCCTGAGACTTAACTTATTATAGCAAGAATAGTCTATAGAATCAATACGTTGCTTTATGTCTACCTGTTCTTCTAGAAATAGTCCACTTTTTGAAGTCCTCTCTACAAGGGTTCCTCATTGCAAAACTGATATTTTATAAATAAATATTGGATGTAGCCTAAATTTTTATCCTTGGGATATAGTAATTGTTCAAGAAAAGAGATTTTGTACAATGTCCAATTTCAATAAAGTACAATAATGCTACAACGATATGGTGAATCTTCAATAAAAGAATTGTTTTGTATGATATCATAAATTATCATTTGCATAAAATTTTACATCAATGGGAGGTAATGATCATAGAAGACAAGTTTATACTGAAATCAAAAGTTTATTTTAACACCCAATCCCTGCAACTTTTAAAACAGATTACTGGGTCCCGAGCATTTATTGTTGCTGATTCTATCATGGAGACATTAGGGTACCTTGAAAAAACAGTAGATTACCTAAGTGAAGCAGGAATAAGCTCTGAAGTTTTTTCAGGAGTGCGTCCTGATCCAGATGTCAAGGTAATTGCAGAGGGGCTGAAGCTTTATAAGGAAAGTGCTGCGGATGTCTTGGTGGCCATAGGGGGAGGTTCCGCCATCGATACCGCCAAAGGAATTCTTTATTTTGCTTGGAAATTTGGAAGTATCGAAGGGGTGGAAATTAAAAAACCTCTCTTCATTGCCATTCCCTCCACCAGTGGAACTGGTTCCGAAGTAACTGACTTTTCCGTCATTACCTGCGAAGGAGAGAAGGTATGCATCGTAGATGAATTTATCGCCCCAGATATAGCCATACTAGATTCTACTTGTATTCAGCATGTTCCTCAACGGGTGGTGGTAGATACGGGAATAGATGTTTTAGTTCATGCTATCGAGGCCTATGTTTCCACGAAAGCCACGGACTTTACAGACGCCCTGGCAGAAAAGGCCATCAAACTTATATTCGAAAATCTTGAAACCCTCTATATCGACATAAATAATGATGATGCTAAGGATCATGTTCAAAACGCTTCCTGTATGGCAGGAATGGCATTTACAAATACAGGTCTTGGCATCAATCACAGCCTCGCCCACGCCTTTGGAGGAGCTTTTCATATTTCACATGGTCGCTCTAATGCACTATTGCTCAAGGCCGTAATGGAATTCAACGCTGATCTAGCTGGCAGTGCCAACGGTTATGCGGCACAAAAATATGCAAAGCTGGCAACAATTCTACAGCTTCCAGCTAGAACAAGCCGTGAAGGGACAGTTAATTTCATGTTGGCAGTAGAAAAGTTAAAAAAATCCCTAGGAATTGAAGATAATATGAGAACCCTTGGCATTGAGGAGAGGGAGTTTGAAAACCTACTAGAGCAAATGGCTGAAACAGCAATGCTAGATCGATGCACCCCTACCAATCCTAAGCAACCTTCTAAAGAAGATTTAATCCAAATTTATCGAAAATGTTATTAAGTATAACCTCCTCTTTGCCAGCAAAGGGGAGGTTTATTTATTCCTTCTTATAAAATTCCAAGATGTAGCATTTGATTAAGGGATAAACCTTTTTAGTGTGTTATTTATTATATATAGGCATTAACTTAACACAATTATTACCAAAATTCTCTTGAATTGCCATTTTACTAATGCTAAAATCCTTTGACTCCCCTCAGTATGACAAATTATGGTTTAAGTTAAGGCTAATGATTCATTATAAACGTGATACATGTTATTTACTTTGTTGCTATTATATATTAAAATAACAACATAATCTTTTTTGCTTTGAAAAAGTCTTTGCAACTAGTATAATGCAGCAATTTTTCTTTTTCTAATTGACAATTGCTTGCTAGGAAGGTGTACTCATAAGAATGAATAACGTCGATAATCCTCTTAAAAAATTATTAGCTTCCAATCTATATAACCGCTATAGTGGTATTCTATCTTTATCAGATATTTCATTGTTTTTGGTAGATGTAAGTGGTGATATTTTGCTTGAGCTTATACCCTCCCCAGATTTTTGCAGTCATGTATGTATGAAAAGGGCTGATGAAGTATGCTCCGACTACAAAACTCGTTTTAAGCCTGATCAAGAGGGCAGTTTTGTATGTCGTCATGGTCTAGAAAACATCTTTTTACCTATTAAGGTGAAGGATGAGACTTTGGGTTATATAGCTGGTATGCAGGTATATTCTCAGGATACTGAGTACAAAAAATACATGATTGATGTCCAGTCCCTAAAAAGTACTAGAAACGTAGAATTAGAATTTATCGCCAAATCTATTGCCGCTCTGAAAACCGTAGAATTCAATAAAATTCAAATACACCAGCAGTTATGTCGTCACATTGCCAAAAATATCTCTCTTGACTTATCAGAAAGTGTCAGTGATGTTAATCCACATGTGGCAAGGTTATCGATAGAAAAAGAAATACTTGAGAAAAAGATCATCGATCTAGAAGCGAAAAACATGTCTCTGGTAATCAATCCACACTTTTTATTTAATACCTTGAACTGTATCGCCCGTATCGCATATTTTGAACATTCCCATACAACGGAGGAGCTTATTTACTGTCTTTCTGATTTGCTGCGATACAATTTAAAGCAGGATGATCAGCTTCATACCATCGCTTCTGAAATAGATAATATCGAAAAGTATTTGTATATACAAAAAGCACGATTTAAAAGTCGCCTAGAGTATAGCATCGATGTTCCTGAGAAAATTAAGTCTTATAGAATCCCCAACATGGTCATACAGCCTATTGTTGAAAACGCCCTTATTCACGGTATTACACCAAAGCGTGACGGAGGTAAAATCAGTATTTATGGGGAAAAATACAAAGAAGCAATTGTTATTTCTATTGCAGATAATGGGGACGGCTTCCCAAAAGATGTTTTAGATAAAATACAACAGTGTGAAAATCAATCTGGTCTAGGGTTTCGCAGTACAGACAAACGTTTAAAACAATATTATGGCGAAAGTTACGGATTGGAAATTGTAAAGTCTGATTATTCCGGAAGTACAGTAACCATCACCATTCCTACTCAACCATTAGGAGGTGCTAGCGATGAACGTCGTCTTGATTGTGGAAGATGAAATTGTTGAACAAGAATTCCTCAAAACGGTTATACTTGATGAAGTTCTTCCAGAGGATAAGGTGCTAACCTGCGGAAGTGGCCTCCAAGCTATCCAACTGGCAAAACAGTATCGACCAAATATTATTATCATGGATATAATGATTGCAGAAATGGATGGTCTGACTGCTGCTCAGGAGATCAGAGGATTTCTACCTAACGCGTGTATTACCATTCTATCCGCTTATTCAGATTTTTCGTATGCTCAAAAAGCCATCAATTTTCGGGTTTTCGAATATCTTTTAAAACCTGTCAAACCCGCCGTATTTAAGGAAGTATTCCGAAAAATGCTGGAATTTGCACCCAATAATCCTGTGGTAGTAGAGGAAAAGCCTGAAGAAAAGCACATAAAAGCAAAGGATCAACGACAATCCTTTATCGAAGAGGGTATCAAATATATAAAAGAACATTTTAGGGAAAAACTGACACTAGAAATGGTTGCATCTAAGGTATTTATGAATCCCAAATATTTCAGCCATGTTTTTAAAAAGGAGATGGGCGTCTCATTTACTGAATATATCATTCAACTAAGAGTCCAACATGCCTGTAGATTATTGGAGACAACGAATTATCCTGCTTATCGGATTTCGTCTGAATGTGGCTTCTCAGACCCATCCTATTTTAACAGGGTATTTTGCTCACAAATGGATATGACTCCTCAAACCTATAGAAAAAACCTGTGTTTGTTGAAATCAAACGATGAAAGTTCTTAGGCATATGTCTGTAAATTAGTATTTATGCTAAAATTTTTTGTTGTTTATCAAGCTATATTGAATGAAGGGACAAGTTTTCACTTGTCCCTTCATTCATGTCTAACTTCTATGAACCCAATATAATAAACTTGATAAAAGTTAAAAAATCTTTTTTAATATTTTCATCCGGTGGCAAAAAGTCAAATTCATCTTTTAAACCTTCAATTAATTCTAAAAGTGTTTTTTCCTTCTCCATATATTCTTCCTCCTATTTGTATACACCATGTTCGTGTACAAATTTGTTAACTGCCTTTAAGTTTTCTACGTTTAAATCACCTCTAGATAAAAGTTCTCTGCTGGTTGCAAATATGTATCCGCCTCCAGGTGCACATTCATCAAGCAGTTTTTTTGCATAATCTATACATTTATCCTTTGTGCCCATTTTTAACAGTTCTAAAGGCATACCACCAGCAATTGTGATGGTATCTCCAATTCTTTTCTTGGCTTCGAAAACATCGTCTCCCTCTATAATACCTATAGCAAAGTTCTTTGGCATGCTATTTAAAAGATGGTATTTATCTTCCCATTTTCCTTCTAAGAAGATGACCAGTTTTCCCCCCAACGCATGTATTTTAAGAAACATTTTTTCATAAGTTGGCCAAAAGAATTTTTCGAACTGCTTTGCATTAATAAATGTAGGGAGGTGCATCATTGTAGCGTAAAATGGAAAGCTCTCTATTTTTTCTGTACCAGGATGTATCCCCATAACATCATTAGAGAATTCTGCTAGTGCATTGATGGCTCCAAGAAGTTCTTCAGGACGGCGTCTTAGATCCAGTGAAATTCCTTTAAAACCCCTCAAGTAATCAAAAATAATATCCATAGGCGGATATGCAAAACTGCCGACTAGGACAGGTACTCCGTACTTTTCCTTCAATGTCTCCTTTAATTTTTGTTGTACATATCCCTTCACCTTCCAATGATCTAAGAGCTGTTTTAAGGTGGCATAGTTTTCAGCTGGCGATCCATTCAAATTGGCTGCCTTTCTTGGTACCAATTTATTAAATATAAATTCCATAGGGTTTTTGATTAAATCAGGATAATCTTCCGGTTCCATAGGTGTTATTTCTTGATGTTGTATCGTCTCCCCATCTCTAGAGATAAAGTGACTTTTACTTCCAATAATTTCGGCACTTTTAGCATCGAAAGCTATGCCACATGTATAAGTAGCATCGCAATAAATATCTTCATGAGGTTTGCAAAATACTTCTATTTCTTTTTCTGGATTTTCTTCAATTTCTTTTATTGAACTATTTGCATAAGAAACTGCCCAAGTACCATAGGTTGATAATATTGGTACTCTATCTGGTTCCTCATGATTAACAGTTGTTAAAATCCTCTTTATTCGATCATCGTATATTTTTTTCATATCTTCCATTTGCTCCACCTTCCTTTTAGAAGTTTTCTTATCTATTGGTATGTATTTATAAAGACATACGCCTATAAACTTTAATATGTTAGGGGGGTACATGGACAAGTCTTCGCTACAGTTTTTATTCAAAACCTACTATAGGACCTTATGTACTAAAATTGAAGTTTAAAGACGTATGCCCAAAGTTAGCCTTAGTTTTACAAATAATCACTTTACATGGTTAAGTACATAGAAAAAGCAAAGACTAAGTCTTCATGAGATTGAACATTTGGGGC includes:
- a CDS encoding sensor histidine kinase translates to MNNVDNPLKKLLASNLYNRYSGILSLSDISLFLVDVSGDILLELIPSPDFCSHVCMKRADEVCSDYKTRFKPDQEGSFVCRHGLENIFLPIKVKDETLGYIAGMQVYSQDTEYKKYMIDVQSLKSTRNVELEFIAKSIAALKTVEFNKIQIHQQLCRHIAKNISLDLSESVSDVNPHVARLSIEKEILEKKIIDLEAKNMSLVINPHFLFNTLNCIARIAYFEHSHTTEELIYCLSDLLRYNLKQDDQLHTIASEIDNIEKYLYIQKARFKSRLEYSIDVPEKIKSYRIPNMVIQPIVENALIHGITPKRDGGKISIYGEKYKEAIVISIADNGDGFPKDVLDKIQQCENQSGLGFRSTDKRLKQYYGESYGLEIVKSDYSGSTVTITIPTQPLGGASDERRLDCGR
- a CDS encoding response regulator transcription factor; its protein translation is MNVVLIVEDEIVEQEFLKTVILDEVLPEDKVLTCGSGLQAIQLAKQYRPNIIIMDIMIAEMDGLTAAQEIRGFLPNACITILSAYSDFSYAQKAINFRVFEYLLKPVKPAVFKEVFRKMLEFAPNNPVVVEEKPEEKHIKAKDQRQSFIEEGIKYIKEHFREKLTLEMVASKVFMNPKYFSHVFKKEMGVSFTEYIIQLRVQHACRLLETTNYPAYRISSECGFSDPSYFNRVFCSQMDMTPQTYRKNLCLLKSNDESS
- a CDS encoding 1-propanol dehydrogenase PduQ, whose amino-acid sequence is MIIEDKFILKSKVYFNTQSLQLLKQITGSRAFIVADSIMETLGYLEKTVDYLSEAGISSEVFSGVRPDPDVKVIAEGLKLYKESAADVLVAIGGGSAIDTAKGILYFAWKFGSIEGVEIKKPLFIAIPSTSGTGSEVTDFSVITCEGEKVCIVDEFIAPDIAILDSTCIQHVPQRVVVDTGIDVLVHAIEAYVSTKATDFTDALAEKAIKLIFENLETLYIDINNDDAKDHVQNASCMAGMAFTNTGLGINHSLAHAFGGAFHISHGRSNALLLKAVMEFNADLAGSANGYAAQKYAKLATILQLPARTSREGTVNFMLAVEKLKKSLGIEDNMRTLGIEEREFENLLEQMAETAMLDRCTPTNPKQPSKEDLIQIYRKCY
- a CDS encoding uroporphyrinogen decarboxylase family protein — its product is MEDMKKIYDDRIKRILTTVNHEEPDRVPILSTYGTWAVSYANSSIKEIEENPEKEIEVFCKPHEDIYCDATYTCGIAFDAKSAEIIGSKSHFISRDGETIQHQEITPMEPEDYPDLIKNPMEFIFNKLVPRKAANLNGSPAENYATLKQLLDHWKVKGYVQQKLKETLKEKYGVPVLVGSFAYPPMDIIFDYLRGFKGISLDLRRRPEELLGAINALAEFSNDVMGIHPGTEKIESFPFYATMMHLPTFINAKQFEKFFWPTYEKMFLKIHALGGKLVIFLEGKWEDKYHLLNSMPKNFAIGIIEGDDVFEAKKRIGDTITIAGGMPLELLKMGTKDKCIDYAKKLLDECAPGGGYIFATSRELLSRGDLNVENLKAVNKFVHEHGVYK
- a CDS encoding membrane protein, yielding MKEATSVANASAIAAKKKLSSQFFKKGIIIGLLSGLTYGMFSAFLTLGMSKGVWADWYGDNTGGLSTFVIIFIVGALGSAVNDICSAIWALFNVGLKGKLGDFFRTINTTPGRMIMLAALLGGPIANVSYVVGIQLAGSMAIPITALCPAIGAILGRVLYKQELNKRMTLGIIICVSASVMIGSVGIGGEAADSVVLGLIIAFVAALGWGFEGVIAGYGSAMIDTEIGITIRQVTSGLANLLILLPILGMVEGDMMLSFKLAGEAFTSGPAMIWFAVSGFVAFISFMWWYKANSMTGAALGMATNGTYSFFGPLSCWLLLGVIGGMEGWSLSVIEWAAAIMMALGILVIAMNPMDLFGKKEEIANEAA
- a CDS encoding choline kinase family protein; the encoded protein is MNMEEIVQKKLRLVFKDDSIIFDKSRFAGGLTNYNYIMKIKGEEYVIRQPGGMTNQMIDRKIEKVNSSIASELGLNSQCIYFDEISGVKISRYIKNSKNIALANPHSPVNLRAVSALMKKTHASPKYFPNSFDFQTELNKYEEIVKEMQGDFFFDYAPLKKQLMEFLEKNIKNPISVPCHNDTVPENFILDDKGRTYLIDWEYSGMNDPSWDVAAYILESKLTEESIEYLVLDYYGQPPTPEEVLKIKCYMLAQDLLWMVWALIRHYNGDDFLDYCYMRYERFRRNIKAITDLSDYSIADIVKN